The Thiosulfativibrio zosterae genome has a window encoding:
- the nuoI gene encoding NADH-quinone oxidoreductase subunit NuoI yields the protein MITFIKHQVKTFGLIELFKGLAITGKYLFKKKITVRYPEEKTPLSNRFRGHHALRRYANGEERCIACKLCEAVCPANAITIEAEERSDGTRRTTQYDIDMFKCIYCGFCEEACPVDAIVETRVFEYEFHERGPHIVTKEHLLAFGDEHEAQIAADRAADAKYR from the coding sequence ATGATTACTTTTATCAAACATCAAGTAAAGACCTTTGGATTAATTGAATTATTTAAAGGTTTGGCTATCACTGGTAAGTATCTTTTTAAGAAAAAGATTACGGTTCGTTACCCAGAAGAAAAAACCCCTTTGTCGAATCGATTCAGAGGTCATCACGCGTTACGCCGCTATGCAAATGGTGAAGAGCGTTGTATCGCTTGTAAATTGTGTGAGGCGGTTTGCCCTGCGAATGCCATTACCATCGAAGCTGAAGAGCGTTCAGACGGAACTCGTAGAACAACGCAATATGATATCGACATGTTCAAATGCATCTATTGTGGTTTTTGTGAAGAAGCCTGCCCAGTCGATGCCATCGTTGAAACCCGTGTTTTCGAATATGAATTCCATGAAAGAGGACCACATATTGTTACTAAAGAACACTTGTTAGCGTTTGGTGACGAGCATGAGGCTCAAATAGCAGCAGATAGAGCTGCAGATGCTAAGTATCGCTAA
- the nuoK gene encoding NADH-quinone oxidoreductase subunit NuoK — translation MIALSDYLIFGAVLFMISMAGIFLNRKNIIILLMAIELLLLAVNTNLVAFSSYLNDVTGQIFVFFILTVAAAEAAIGLAIIVLVFRKQNSINVDDIGSLKG, via the coding sequence ATGATTGCATTATCGGATTATCTTATTTTTGGCGCAGTGTTGTTTATGATCAGCATGGCAGGCATTTTCTTAAATCGTAAGAATATTATTATTTTATTAATGGCTATCGAATTATTGTTGTTAGCGGTTAATACCAATCTTGTTGCCTTTTCAAGTTACTTGAATGATGTCACTGGACAAATATTTGTGTTTTTCATTTTAACGGTCGCCGCGGCAGAAGCAGCGATAGGTTTGGCTATTATTGTATTAGTCTTCCGTAAACAAAATAGCATCAATGTTGATGATATTGGTTCTCTAAAAGGGTAG
- a CDS encoding DUF2818 family protein: MSLDQAVWLLLLTAIVLANIPWIMMHKVFIFVPAPNKSFLIGLTEWFLYFMLTGILAYLLENKSMGNVAPQDWEFYAVTFFMFVIFAFPGFIYRYNLRSFIFKNK; the protein is encoded by the coding sequence ATGTCATTAGATCAAGCGGTTTGGTTGTTACTGCTAACAGCTATCGTTCTGGCGAATATTCCATGGATTATGATGCATAAGGTGTTTATCTTTGTTCCTGCACCAAATAAGAGTTTTTTGATAGGTTTAACCGAGTGGTTTTTGTATTTTATGCTCACAGGCATTTTGGCATATTTATTAGAAAATAAAAGTATGGGTAATGTTGCCCCACAAGATTGGGAATTTTATGCGGTGACATTCTTTATGTTTGTCATCTTTGCGTTTCCGGGGTTTATTTATCGATATAATTTACGCAGTTTTATCTTTAAAAATAAATAA
- the nuoL gene encoding NADH-quinone oxidoreductase subunit L → MFLKFILTIILLSPLFGAMAAGLFGRQIGRKGAHVVTIFGVAVSTVLSMYVFYLFVLQNAEPYNVNVYHWFVSDGVHFSIGYMIDSLSATMMLVVTFVSLMVHIYTIGYMDHDEDYDHHDAYYQRFFSYISLFTFSMLSLVMANNFLQLFFGWEAVGLVSYLLIGFYMKRESAIQANLKAFLVNRVGDFGFILGIAVVFVYFNTMDYQEFFAGLNDHKGTMITVWPGVEWSMITVMAILLFIGAMGKSAQMPLHVWLPESMEGPTPISALIHAATMVTAGIFMVARLSPAYELSETALSVVLIVGATTAFMMGMLGLIQNDIKRVVAYSTLSQLGYMTAALGVSAYSMAMFHVLTHAFFKALLFLAAGSVIIAMHHKQDIREMGGLKKYMPITYWSLLIGSLALIGFPGFSGFFSKDGILLSVGQSELFGSTYAMTLLMIGVFVTAFYSFRMFFIVFHGQESEYVRTHQIKESPWVVTVPLIMLAIPAAIMGLPMIGPILSGEYFANAITVLPEHDVMKAVYESYHGVFGMILHGFMSPPVWLALGGLGLAWFFYMKRPDLPVKLANACPRGKYILDNAYGFDRLNEIVFVDGGRKLGAFFSSSVDRKIIDVGMVTNTFMSVYNAAGVLRQGQTGFLYHYAFVMIFGLLGMLVWVLW, encoded by the coding sequence ATGTTTTTAAAATTTATTTTAACCATTATCCTTTTGTCCCCACTATTTGGTGCGATGGCTGCGGGATTATTTGGTCGTCAAATTGGTCGTAAAGGTGCGCATGTCGTAACAATCTTTGGTGTTGCGGTTTCTACTGTGTTATCAATGTATGTGTTCTATTTGTTCGTGCTGCAAAATGCAGAGCCCTACAATGTTAATGTTTATCATTGGTTTGTGAGCGATGGAGTTCATTTTTCGATAGGTTACATGATTGATAGCCTGTCAGCGACGATGATGTTGGTGGTAACATTTGTATCCTTAATGGTTCATATTTATACGATTGGTTATATGGATCACGATGAAGATTATGATCACCACGATGCCTATTACCAAAGATTCTTCAGTTATATTTCTTTGTTTACTTTCTCAATGTTGTCATTGGTTATGGCAAACAATTTCTTGCAGCTGTTTTTTGGTTGGGAAGCAGTAGGCTTAGTGTCTTATTTGTTGATTGGTTTCTACATGAAGCGCGAATCGGCTATTCAGGCTAATTTAAAGGCCTTTTTGGTGAACCGTGTGGGTGATTTTGGTTTTATCTTAGGTATTGCCGTGGTATTCGTTTACTTTAATACGATGGATTATCAAGAGTTTTTTGCAGGACTCAATGATCATAAGGGTACGATGATTACTGTATGGCCAGGCGTTGAGTGGTCTATGATTACGGTAATGGCCATCTTGTTATTTATTGGTGCTATGGGTAAATCTGCGCAAATGCCTTTGCATGTGTGGTTACCAGAATCAATGGAAGGTCCAACCCCAATTTCTGCTTTGATTCACGCGGCAACAATGGTTACAGCGGGTATCTTCATGGTTGCGCGTTTGTCGCCCGCTTACGAATTATCTGAAACAGCTTTGAGTGTGGTTTTAATTGTGGGCGCAACAACAGCTTTCATGATGGGGATGTTAGGCTTAATTCAAAATGACATTAAGCGTGTAGTTGCTTACTCAACCTTATCTCAGTTGGGTTATATGACCGCTGCATTAGGTGTGTCAGCCTATTCAATGGCAATGTTCCATGTATTAACACATGCATTCTTTAAAGCACTGCTTTTCCTTGCGGCAGGTTCTGTCATCATTGCAATGCACCATAAACAAGATATTCGTGAGATGGGAGGGCTTAAGAAGTATATGCCCATCACTTACTGGTCTTTATTGATTGGATCTCTAGCATTAATAGGATTCCCAGGCTTTTCAGGATTCTTCTCTAAGGACGGGATCTTATTGTCAGTCGGTCAAAGTGAGTTATTTGGTTCAACCTATGCAATGACTTTATTAATGATTGGCGTTTTCGTAACGGCTTTCTATAGCTTTAGAATGTTCTTTATCGTTTTCCATGGTCAAGAAAGTGAATATGTCCGTACCCATCAGATTAAGGAATCTCCATGGGTTGTTACTGTGCCTTTGATTATGTTGGCTATTCCCGCCGCAATAATGGGGCTACCAATGATTGGACCTATTTTGTCAGGTGAGTATTTTGCAAATGCAATTACAGTTCTGCCTGAACATGATGTTATGAAAGCAGTTTATGAGTCTTACCATGGTGTCTTTGGAATGATTTTGCATGGCTTTATGTCTCCGCCTGTTTGGTTAGCCTTGGGTGGATTAGGTTTGGCTTGGTTCTTCTATATGAAGCGCCCTGATTTACCGGTTAAATTGGCTAATGCATGCCCTAGAGGTAAGTACATACTGGATAATGCTTATGGTTTTGACCGCTTAAATGAAATTGTTTTTGTTGACGGTGGTCGTAAATTAGGTGCATTTTTCTCTAGCAGCGTTGACCGTAAAATCATTGATGTTGGTATGGTGACGAATACCTTTATGTCTGTATACAATGCTGCAGGTGTATTGCGTCAAGGTCAAACAGGGTTTTTATACCATTATGCATTTGTCATGATCTTCGGTTTGCTCGGCATGCTGGTTTGGGTATTGTGGTAA
- the nuoN gene encoding NADH-quinone oxidoreductase subunit NuoN, which yields MNFIIPSFAPAIPEMVLLALTSLILVADTFWSKRYQFATYYAAQLSLVFVGYLIISSFTTSTVITFDGSFVRDSFADILKLFIVLTTIGIFVFSREYLLQFKFFAGEFFSLGLFGVLGMFVMVSANNLITMYLGLEIMSLSLYAMIAMRKDSAHAVESAMKYFVLGALATGMLLYGFSMIYGATGSITFTEMAKIIEAGNADKVVLSFGLVFIVIGLAFKLGAVPFHMWMPDVYQGAPSAVTLYLATAPKIAGFAMMYRILIDGLPGLVHDWQGLLIMISILSMVVGAFVAIVQDNLKRMLAYSGIGHVGFILLGFIAANPEGYSSAMFYVIIYAITGVAGFGMIVALAKTGNEFDKISDFVGLNQRNPWMALMMLFIMFSMAGVPPFVGFYAKLLVIEEVVNAGFTWLAVVAVITAVISAFYYLKVVKAMYFDNNEDKSKVDTISSELNWAVSLVAIALLVMGILPSSLISLCYSSLA from the coding sequence ATGAATTTTATCATTCCAAGTTTTGCCCCCGCTATCCCGGAGATGGTGCTTTTAGCGCTGACTTCATTGATTTTGGTTGCAGATACTTTTTGGTCTAAAAGATACCAGTTTGCTACCTATTACGCTGCTCAGCTATCATTAGTTTTTGTTGGTTATTTAATTATTTCCAGTTTCACAACGTCAACCGTCATAACTTTTGATGGAAGTTTTGTTAGAGATTCTTTTGCCGATATCTTGAAGTTGTTTATTGTTTTAACGACAATCGGAATTTTTGTATTTTCTCGTGAGTATCTATTACAGTTTAAGTTCTTTGCTGGAGAATTTTTCTCTTTAGGACTTTTTGGTGTATTGGGTATGTTTGTTATGGTTTCGGCCAATAATCTAATCACTATGTATTTGGGTCTTGAAATCATGTCATTATCTTTATATGCCATGATAGCAATGCGTAAAGACTCTGCTCATGCAGTTGAATCTGCAATGAAGTACTTTGTATTAGGTGCTTTGGCTACGGGTATGTTGTTGTATGGATTCTCAATGATCTATGGCGCAACAGGTTCAATTACCTTTACTGAGATGGCAAAAATTATCGAAGCGGGTAATGCTGATAAGGTCGTGTTATCTTTTGGCTTAGTTTTTATAGTCATAGGTCTGGCGTTTAAATTAGGTGCAGTTCCATTTCACATGTGGATGCCTGATGTTTATCAAGGTGCGCCATCTGCGGTTACTTTATATTTAGCAACAGCGCCTAAAATTGCTGGTTTTGCAATGATGTACCGTATTTTGATTGATGGTCTGCCCGGTTTAGTTCATGATTGGCAAGGTTTGCTAATCATGATTTCAATTTTATCTATGGTGGTCGGTGCATTTGTAGCCATTGTTCAAGATAACTTGAAGCGTATGTTGGCTTACTCGGGGATTGGGCATGTTGGATTCATCTTATTAGGATTCATTGCGGCTAACCCAGAAGGTTATTCATCAGCCATGTTCTATGTGATTATCTACGCTATCACGGGTGTCGCTGGGTTTGGTATGATCGTTGCCTTGGCGAAAACAGGTAATGAGTTTGATAAAATTTCAGATTTTGTTGGCCTAAATCAGCGCAATCCTTGGATGGCGTTAATGATGTTGTTCATCATGTTCTCTATGGCTGGTGTTCCACCGTTTGTTGGATTCTATGCAAAACTATTAGTCATAGAAGAAGTTGTAAACGCTGGGTTTACATGGCTTGCGGTCGTAGCGGTCATAACTGCAGTTATCAGTGCTTTCTATTATCTAAAAGTTGTTAAAGCCATGTACTTTGATAACAATGAAGATAAATCTAAGGTAGATACCATTAGTAGTGAACTCAACTGGGCGGTCAGCCTGGTTGCCATCGCCTTATTGGTAATGGGTATTTTACCGTCATCGCTAATCAGTCTTTGTTATTCAAGTTTAGCTTAA
- a CDS encoding NADH-quinone oxidoreductase subunit J, with translation MSFEQIVFYLLAFVAVVSGLMMISIKNPVKAALWLVLAFISTAGIWILAQAEFLGLVLILVYVGAVMVLFLFVVMMIDINLAVMKEGFTRYLPLGVVASLAIFGLMMLVLGPERFGLEHYAAPERVAANFSNTEALGIPLYTTHAYAFILAAVLLLVGIVAAITLTLRRRPNSEVLYQDIDKQVKTLAKDRFRMVKMDATVEKSIEAQEKA, from the coding sequence ATGAGTTTTGAACAAATTGTTTTTTATTTACTGGCATTTGTAGCAGTTGTTTCAGGTTTGATGATGATTAGTATTAAAAATCCTGTTAAAGCTGCTTTGTGGTTGGTGTTGGCATTTATATCAACAGCGGGTATTTGGATTTTGGCTCAAGCTGAATTTTTAGGGCTTGTGTTGATTCTGGTGTATGTTGGCGCTGTTATGGTTTTATTCTTGTTTGTTGTCATGATGATTGATATTAATTTAGCGGTCATGAAAGAAGGTTTTACACGTTATTTACCCCTTGGCGTGGTGGCGTCATTAGCTATATTTGGTTTGATGATGCTAGTGCTTGGTCCTGAGCGGTTTGGTTTAGAGCATTATGCAGCACCAGAAAGAGTTGCGGCTAATTTTAGTAATACTGAAGCCTTGGGTATTCCTCTATATACAACTCATGCTTATGCCTTTATTTTGGCAGCTGTATTGCTATTAGTTGGTATTGTAGCGGCGATTACCTTAACACTTCGTCGTCGTCCAAACAGTGAAGTGCTATACCAAGACATTGATAAACAAGTTAAGACGCTTGCAAAAGATCGTTTCCGTATGGTCAAGATGGACGCAACGGTTGAAAAGTCCATTGAAGCGCAGGAGAAAGCATAA
- the nuoG gene encoding NADH-quinone oxidoreductase subunit NuoG produces the protein MVKIEINGQVVEAHEGDMLIDVADQAQISIPRFCYHKKLSIAGNCRMCLVEVEGAWKPLPACATPVTDGMKVHTKSAKAIAAQKSVMEFLLINHPLDCPICDQGGECELQDVAMDYGDDVSRYSEPKRILGDRNVGSLIQTDMTRCIHCTRCVRFGQEIAGMMELGATGRSEFMQIGTFIEGAIVSELSGNMIDICPVGSLTSKPFRYTARSWELTAHKSIAPHDSVGSNIIVHCKNGEVKRVVPDENEAINEVWISDRDRFSYEAINSESRLKQPMIKKNGVWSEVDWETALAFTVDKLNTVADKSEIGVLASPNSTLEELALLKKFTNTLGTKNTETRLKQVDFSMDSLGFFTPKLNHTFPEVEQLKSVLLVGSYLRKELPLLNHRVRKAQLNGAQVFTINPEKFDVNFDLKHELFAQDYIGLLAQVAKSAANAAKNDQAWLNSVTVSAESDAIAAHLKANAAKASIMVGQIASSDLQYGLILKLSQVIAKATGAVLSVLPFAANEVGSHLVEFLPKDGLNTVQMISKQLPAYINFGIEPEHDCQEGDLALKAMQNADLVINFTAFDTPTQREYADVLLPIATFAETAGTFVNAQGLKQSFKPAATPIGDSKPAWKILRVLGNMLNFEGFDYTHTNQIFAEVNGQAKTVNFAELKTELVNHAPVMPSYRLYGIYSVDVLVRRSPALLATPDAQAVPVTQ, from the coding sequence ATGGTCAAAATAGAGATTAATGGACAAGTTGTCGAAGCGCATGAAGGCGATATGTTGATAGATGTTGCTGATCAAGCACAGATTTCTATCCCGCGTTTTTGTTACCACAAAAAACTGTCCATCGCTGGTAATTGCCGTATGTGTTTGGTTGAAGTTGAAGGTGCTTGGAAACCTTTGCCAGCCTGTGCAACACCGGTTACTGACGGTATGAAAGTTCATACCAAATCTGCTAAGGCGATTGCAGCGCAAAAGTCTGTTATGGAGTTTTTACTAATCAACCATCCATTGGATTGCCCGATTTGCGATCAGGGTGGTGAGTGTGAATTGCAAGATGTTGCTATGGATTATGGCGATGATGTATCGCGTTACAGCGAACCTAAGAGAATTTTAGGTGATCGTAATGTGGGCTCGCTGATTCAAACAGATATGACCCGTTGTATTCACTGCACTCGTTGTGTCCGTTTTGGCCAAGAAATTGCCGGAATGATGGAACTGGGGGCAACTGGTCGTAGCGAGTTTATGCAAATTGGTACTTTTATTGAGGGTGCGATTGTTTCTGAATTATCAGGTAACATGATTGATATTTGCCCAGTAGGTTCATTAACTTCTAAGCCATTCCGTTACACAGCCAGATCTTGGGAATTAACAGCTCACAAATCCATTGCTCCGCATGATTCGGTGGGGTCAAACATTATCGTGCATTGCAAAAATGGAGAAGTGAAGCGTGTCGTGCCCGACGAAAACGAAGCGATTAATGAAGTTTGGATATCGGATCGCGATCGTTTTTCTTATGAAGCCATTAATTCTGAATCGCGTTTAAAGCAACCTATGATTAAAAAGAATGGCGTTTGGTCCGAAGTAGATTGGGAAACGGCTCTAGCCTTTACCGTTGATAAACTGAATACAGTTGCAGATAAATCAGAGATTGGCGTTTTAGCGTCTCCAAATTCAACTCTTGAAGAATTAGCGTTGTTGAAGAAGTTTACTAATACGCTTGGGACTAAAAATACCGAAACACGACTAAAGCAAGTCGATTTCAGTATGGATTCTCTAGGTTTCTTTACCCCTAAGTTAAATCATACTTTCCCAGAAGTTGAGCAACTAAAGTCGGTTTTATTAGTGGGTTCATATCTTAGAAAAGAATTACCTTTATTGAACCATCGCGTGCGCAAGGCTCAGCTAAATGGTGCTCAGGTTTTCACGATTAATCCTGAAAAGTTTGATGTTAACTTTGATTTAAAACATGAGTTATTTGCACAGGACTACATAGGCTTATTGGCACAAGTGGCTAAATCTGCTGCAAATGCGGCTAAAAATGACCAGGCCTGGTTAAATTCCGTGACTGTGAGTGCAGAATCTGATGCCATAGCCGCACATTTGAAAGCCAATGCGGCTAAAGCTTCTATTATGGTGGGTCAAATTGCGTCTTCTGATCTGCAATATGGTTTGATTTTGAAGTTATCGCAAGTCATTGCTAAGGCTACAGGCGCTGTCTTAAGTGTATTACCTTTTGCCGCGAATGAAGTGGGTTCACATCTGGTTGAATTCTTGCCAAAAGACGGTTTGAATACGGTTCAAATGATTTCAAAACAATTGCCAGCTTATATTAATTTCGGCATTGAGCCAGAACACGATTGCCAAGAAGGGGATTTGGCTCTAAAAGCCATGCAAAACGCTGATTTAGTTATTAACTTTACGGCTTTTGATACGCCGACTCAAAGAGAATATGCAGATGTGTTGTTACCGATAGCAACTTTTGCTGAAACTGCCGGTACTTTTGTAAATGCTCAAGGTTTAAAACAGTCTTTTAAACCAGCTGCAACACCGATTGGTGATTCAAAACCGGCTTGGAAGATTTTGCGTGTTTTAGGTAATATGTTGAATTTTGAAGGATTTGATTATACCCATACTAACCAAATCTTTGCAGAAGTTAATGGTCAAGCTAAGACAGTAAATTTTGCTGAATTAAAAACAGAGTTGGTAAATCATGCACCTGTTATGCCAAGTTATCGTTTATACGGTATTTATAGTGTAGATGTTTTAGTCAGAAGATCACCTGCGTTGCTTGCTACGCCAGATGCACAAGCTGTGCCTGTAACTCAGTAA
- a CDS encoding NADH-quinone oxidoreductase subunit M yields MTLGLPILSTLIWLPIIGGLLVLFLGRDRDNFAKWFSLAIAVLTFLLSLPLWTQFDTTTAAMQFVEKTPWIPTFNIQYYLGVDGLSMPLILLTTFTQVLVVLSAWTVIKERVEQYMGAFLIMQGVMIGVFAALDAILFYVFWEALLIPMFVVIGKWGGPRRVYATLKFFLYTFLGSVFMLVAFLYMHYQSGSFSILDFQNMPIAMTAQIFIFLAFLVAFAVKIPMFPVHTWLPDAHVEAPTAGSVVLAAIMLKMGGYGFVRFSLPITPDASMTLDWLVIILSLIAILYIGLVALVQNDMKKLVAYSSISHMGFVTLGMFLVYDIVQNTGSTQGAMIGLEGAMIQMVSHGFISGAMFLAIGVLYDRMHTREISAYGGVVNKMPWFGFFAVLFAMANAGLPGTSGFVGEFMVIIASFKANIWYGFVAASTLIIGAAYTLWMVKRVFFGPVANDNVAVLEDLNKREMMIMWTLAIAIVVLGVYPAPLIDVMHSSVAQLLVQATTSKL; encoded by the coding sequence ATGACACTGGGTTTACCAATTTTAAGTACTTTGATTTGGCTGCCGATTATTGGTGGTTTGCTGGTTCTGTTTTTAGGAAGAGATCGTGATAACTTTGCTAAGTGGTTTTCATTGGCAATCGCTGTTTTAACTTTCTTGTTGTCATTACCATTATGGACTCAGTTTGACACAACGACTGCAGCCATGCAGTTTGTTGAAAAAACGCCTTGGATCCCTACATTTAACATCCAGTATTATTTGGGTGTTGACGGTTTATCTATGCCTTTAATTTTACTAACGACCTTTACACAGGTTTTAGTTGTGCTGTCTGCTTGGACAGTTATTAAAGAGCGCGTTGAGCAGTATATGGGTGCGTTTCTGATTATGCAGGGCGTCATGATCGGGGTCTTCGCTGCCCTTGATGCAATTTTGTTCTATGTTTTTTGGGAAGCCTTATTAATTCCAATGTTTGTAGTCATTGGTAAGTGGGGTGGGCCAAGAAGAGTTTATGCAACGCTTAAGTTTTTCTTGTATACCTTCCTAGGCTCGGTATTTATGTTGGTTGCATTCTTATATATGCATTACCAATCAGGAAGTTTTTCTATCTTAGACTTCCAAAATATGCCAATTGCTATGACGGCACAAATTTTCATCTTCTTAGCCTTTTTGGTTGCTTTTGCGGTGAAGATTCCAATGTTTCCAGTTCATACTTGGTTGCCAGACGCTCACGTTGAGGCACCAACGGCTGGTTCAGTTGTTCTAGCGGCAATTATGTTGAAAATGGGTGGTTACGGATTTGTTCGCTTTAGTTTGCCAATTACCCCTGACGCATCAATGACACTTGACTGGTTGGTCATTATTCTTTCCCTAATTGCAATTCTGTATATCGGGCTTGTTGCCTTGGTTCAGAATGATATGAAGAAACTGGTTGCTTATTCGTCTATTTCTCATATGGGCTTTGTAACGCTTGGTATGTTCTTAGTGTATGACATCGTTCAAAATACAGGATCAACACAAGGTGCCATGATTGGTTTAGAAGGAGCCATGATTCAGATGGTATCTCACGGATTCATCTCTGGAGCAATGTTCTTGGCAATAGGTGTTCTATATGATCGAATGCACACTCGTGAAATCAGTGCTTACGGTGGTGTTGTTAATAAAATGCCATGGTTTGGATTCTTTGCGGTTTTATTTGCCATGGCAAATGCTGGTTTACCTGGAACTTCAGGGTTTGTAGGTGAGTTCATGGTTATCATTGCGTCATTTAAAGCAAATATTTGGTATGGTTTTGTTGCGGCCTCTACACTTATTATTGGTGCTGCTTATACCTTATGGATGGTAAAACGCGTTTTCTTTGGTCCAGTGGCCAATGATAATGTTGCGGTTTTAGAAGACCTCAACAAGCGTGAAATGATGATTATGTGGACATTGGCAATCGCGATTGTGGTTTTAGGGGTTTATCCTGCGCCTTTAATTGATGTAATGCATTCTTCAGTTGCTCAACTTTTAGTACAAGCAACCACATCAAAACTATAA
- the nuoH gene encoding NADH-quinone oxidoreductase subunit NuoH, translating into MFNSLQSWLAGFLFDWLAILITLVIQAVAVVLPIMLTVAWLTYAERKVIGYMQVRMGPNRVGPGGWLQPIADALKLMTKEIIFPAQSNKFLFILAPILAIVPAIAVWAVIPFSEGVVVADINAGILYVLAVSSILVYGVIIAGWASNSKYAFLGALRGSAQKISYEIAMGFALVTVLMIAGSMNLTDIVNGQKGGIWHWYLLPLLPMFFVYFISGFAETNRTPFDVVEGEAEIVAGFHVDYAGMTFGVFMLAEYAMMILISFMTSIMFLGGWLSPFEGIPFLEALFSWVPQLAWLSIKVAFLLFLFLWFRATFPRYRYDQIMRLGWKVFIPLTILWVFVVGIMQYVQLGPWFN; encoded by the coding sequence ATGTTTAATTCTTTACAATCTTGGTTGGCTGGCTTTTTATTTGATTGGTTGGCTATTTTAATCACTTTGGTTATTCAGGCTGTAGCGGTTGTGTTGCCGATTATGTTAACGGTTGCCTGGTTAACTTATGCTGAGCGTAAGGTCATCGGGTATATGCAGGTGCGTATGGGTCCTAACCGAGTTGGGCCAGGTGGTTGGCTGCAGCCGATTGCTGACGCTTTAAAGCTAATGACTAAGGAAATCATTTTTCCTGCGCAATCTAATAAATTTTTATTTATTCTAGCCCCTATTTTAGCCATAGTGCCAGCCATAGCCGTTTGGGCAGTAATCCCTTTTTCTGAGGGTGTGGTTGTTGCTGATATTAATGCAGGCATTTTATATGTATTGGCTGTTTCATCAATTCTAGTTTACGGTGTTATCATTGCGGGGTGGGCATCTAACTCTAAATATGCATTTTTAGGTGCCTTGCGTGGTTCAGCTCAAAAAATCTCTTATGAAATCGCCATGGGCTTTGCGCTGGTTACTGTTTTAATGATTGCAGGCAGCATGAATTTAACCGATATCGTCAATGGACAAAAAGGCGGCATTTGGCACTGGTATTTGTTGCCTTTGCTGCCTATGTTTTTTGTTTATTTCATTTCAGGTTTTGCAGAAACTAACCGTACGCCTTTTGACGTTGTTGAAGGTGAAGCTGAAATTGTTGCCGGTTTCCATGTTGACTATGCAGGGATGACTTTTGGGGTCTTCATGTTGGCAGAATACGCCATGATGATTCTCATTTCATTCATGACATCTATAATGTTCTTGGGGGGATGGTTGTCTCCTTTTGAAGGTATTCCATTTTTAGAGGCCTTGTTTTCTTGGGTACCGCAATTAGCATGGTTGTCTATCAAAGTCGCATTTTTATTGTTCTTGTTTTTATGGTTCCGTGCGACTTTCCCACGCTACCGTTATGACCAGATTATGCGTTTAGGGTGGAAGGTATTTATTCCTCTCACGATTCTATGGGTGTTTGTAGTGGGCATCATGCAATATGTCCAACTTGGACCTTGGTTTAATTAA